One window of Deinococcus cellulosilyticus NBRC 106333 = KACC 11606 genomic DNA carries:
- a CDS encoding tetratricopeptide repeat protein, with translation MPDLAHTFPELHALHAELSRHLDQNLPPDLACEKAVQAWQSGLVDLTLMFCDRAAGQMDLLKAIALNRQGHPHAALEVLKGQEGALSLVHQGSSLWQLGELEEALDLTQQGLDQARKERNGTGIISAVCILGEVLLDLGQHKQAVVTLAEAFKVAEMMGQEADPYALAITAEAHTRWGHPRKAQATVEKVFSRTRPFEMAHVRAQISLGAIEPAALEQARRVVEALGWGFWQKRLQSRA, from the coding sequence ATGCCTGACCTTGCCCACACTTTCCCTGAGCTGCATGCCCTTCATGCAGAGCTGTCCCGGCACCTTGATCAGAACCTGCCTCCAGATCTGGCCTGTGAGAAGGCCGTGCAGGCGTGGCAGTCTGGACTTGTGGACCTCACCCTGATGTTTTGTGATCGGGCTGCAGGTCAGATGGATCTGCTCAAAGCCATTGCCCTGAATCGACAGGGTCACCCTCACGCTGCCCTGGAGGTGCTGAAGGGACAGGAGGGAGCGCTCTCTCTGGTGCATCAGGGAAGCAGCCTTTGGCAACTGGGGGAACTGGAAGAGGCCCTGGACCTCACCCAGCAGGGGCTGGACCAGGCTCGCAAAGAGCGCAATGGCACAGGGATCATCAGTGCGGTGTGCATTCTGGGTGAGGTGCTTCTGGACCTCGGGCAACACAAGCAGGCTGTCGTGACCCTCGCTGAAGCCTTCAAGGTGGCAGAGATGATGGGTCAGGAAGCAGACCCTTATGCCCTGGCGATCACTGCAGAGGCCCACACCCGCTGGGGACATCCCAGAAAAGCCCAGGCAACCGTTGAAAAGGTGTTCTCACGCACCCGGCCCTTTGAAATGGCCCATGTCAGGGCGCAGATTTCACTTGGGGCCATCGAACCAGCAGCCCTGGAGCAGGCCCGTCGGGTGGTAGAGGCT